A window of Erpetoichthys calabaricus chromosome 12, fErpCal1.3, whole genome shotgun sequence contains these coding sequences:
- the LOC114663117 gene encoding SCAN domain-containing protein 3-like, translating into MDKYLKRKRISEEEHGGNGNSGDELRHDAERESAPRKAKLRKYDPEYLQFGFIPYKDNSDQPQCVICLNVLSNESLKPAKLKRHLVTKHNELKDNPVDFFKRRAEVYANQQKIISTATTVNEKALKASYIMAMRIAKSKKAHTVAESLIMPAALEICEIMLGKESSRKLLSIPVSNDTIRRRICDMSNDIQLQLVERLQSSTFAIQLDESTDIAGQAQLLVYVRYCFDNDVVEDFLFCKPVPLRTTGEDLFAMLNDFFIANKLEWSSCIGICTDGAAAMTGHKSGVVARIRTVSPNIISTHCMIHREALASKNLNESFGEVLNTCIKLVNWIKCRPLNGRLFAALCEESGSDHRHLLLHTEVRWLSRGKVLQRVFELRSELASFLMDKNSELVKFVSDNVWLAKLAYLADIFCQLNALNTSLQGRDSSVLKTTDKITAFKKKLRIWKTRVQNKSYIFDHLSAMEEYFDRYFPTDNIADYDWIRNPFSCQLTNLTGKEEEQLAELSSDRSLKLKFQEQTLTAFWCNVRNEYTLLAERALTVLVPFATTYQCEASFSALAVIKSKFRSRLQVEDDIRVCLSKISPRIDLLCRQKQAHTSH; encoded by the exons atggataaatatttgaagCGTAAGCGGATATCTGAAGAAGAGCACGGGGGTAATGGAAATAGTGGCGATGAACTGAGACATGATGCCGAAAGAGAGTCCGCACCGCGTAAGGCAAAATTACGTAAATATGatcctgaatatttacaattCGGATTTATACCGTACAAAGACAACAGTGATCAGCcacaatgtgtcatttgtttaaacgTGTTATCGAACGAAAGTTTGAAACCTGCTAAACTGAAGCGCCATCTTGTAACAAAGCATAATGAACTAAAAGACAACCCCGTTGATTTCTTCAAACGTCGAGCAGAAGTGTATGCAAATCAGCAGAAAATTATTAGCACTGCGacaacagtgaatgaaaaagctCTTAAGGCTTCGTATATTATGGCAATGCGaatagctaagagcaaaaaagcaCACACGGTTGCGGAGAGTTTGATTATGCCAGCGGCTTTAGAAATATGCGAGATAATGTTAGGAAAAGAAAGTAGCCGAAAATTACTGTCTATACCAGTATCAAACGATACCATCAGAAGGCGAATTTGCGACATGTCCAATGACATCCAATTACAATTGGTTGAGCGCCTACAAAGCAGTACATTTGCCATACAGTTGGACGAAAGTACCGATATTGCAGGCCAAGCGCAGTTACTGGTCTACGTTAGATATTGCTTTGACAATGATGTGGTCGAGGACTTTCTGTTCTGCAAACCTGTGCCACTTAGAACGACAGGTGAAGATTTATTTGCAAtgctaaatgatttcttcattgctAACAAGCTTGAGTGGTCCAGCTGTATTGGAATTTGTACGGACGGAGCTGCAGCAATGACAGGTCATAAAAGTGGGGTTGTTGCACGCATACGAACTGTTTCTCCGAATATTATTTCCACACATTGCATGATTCATCGCGAAGCTCTTGCTAGTAAGAATTTAAATGAATCCTTCGGTGAAGTGCTAAATACATGCATTAAACTAGTTAATTGGATAAAGTGCAGACCGTTGAACGGACGACTGTTTGCTGCACTGTGCGAAGAAAGCGGCTCAGATCATCGACATCTGCTGCTACACACAGAGGTTCGCTGGTTGTCACGCGGAAAGGTACTTCAACGTGTCTTCGAGCTTCGCAGTGAACTGGCATCATTTTTGATGGACAAAAACTCAGAGCTGGTGAAGTTTGTTTCAGATAATGTATGGCTTGCAAAATTGGCTTACCTGGCTGATATCTTTTGTCAACTTAATGCACTTAACACATCACTGCAAGGCAGAGATTCAAGCGTGTTGAAAACAACAGACAAGATAACTGCCTTCAAGAAAAAGTTGAGAATATGGAAGACACgagtacaaaataaaagct ATATCTTTGACCATTTGTCGGCGATGGAAGAATACTTTGACAGGTACTTTCCAACAGATAACATTGCAGATTATGACTGGATCAGAAATCCATTCAGTTGTCAGCTTACCAACTTGACCGGGAAGGAAGAAGAACAGTTGGCTGAATTGTCTAGTGACAGAAGTCTCAAACTTAAATTTCAAGAACAAACATTGACCGCGTTTTGGTGCAACGTTAGGAACGAGTATACGCTTTTAGCTGAGAGAGCACTGACTGTGCTGGTCCCATTTGCAACTACCTACCAGTGCGAAGCATCGTTCTCAGCATTAGCTGTGATAAAATCTAAGTTTAGATCACGTCTCCAGGTGGAAGATGACATTCGAGTGTGTCTATCAAAAATCTCACCAAGGATAGACCTTCTCTGCCGACAAAAGCAAGCCCACACATCTCATTAG